A genomic region of Bactrocera dorsalis isolate Fly_Bdor chromosome 3, ASM2337382v1, whole genome shotgun sequence contains the following coding sequences:
- the LOC105230635 gene encoding uncharacterized protein LOC105230635: MSILKSQYYDHPDGQDAFGKIVATNKYAIGTGLAWSTFDVLMLSKPQGYLPTLARFAYNTGPMMGMATAFTLSTLVATNVRAKDDKLNYVIGGFAAGAVYGAWRRNHVAGLVAGLFLGIAGAVKKLSKEEGWEFFPPIKHQQGSLNGVLHDFTLMKDPAKRTAEN, translated from the exons ATGTCGATCCTGAAATCACAATATTACGATCATCCTGATGGACAGGATGCATTTGGAAAAATAGTGGCCACAAATAAATATGCCATTGGCACCGGACTAGCATGGTCAACTTTCGATGTATTAATGTTATCCAAACCACAAGGATACCTACCAACATTAGCACGATTTGCATACAACACAGGTCCAATGATGGGCATGGCAACTGCGTTCACATTGTCAACTTTGGTTGCGACGAATGTACGCGCCAAGGATGACAA ATTGAATTATGTTATTGGCGGTTTTGCCGCTGGTGCTGTGTACGGTGCATGGAGACGGAATCATGTTGCCGGCCTCGTTGCTGGTCTGTTTCTTG gtATAGCAGGTGCTGTGAAAAAACTATCAAAGGAAGAAGGATGGGAGTTTTTTCCACCAATCAAACATCAACAAGGTTCTTTAAATGGTGTTCTTCATGACTTTACTCTGATGAAAGACCCTGCCAAACGTACCGctgagaattaa